From Variimorphobacter saccharofermentans, one genomic window encodes:
- the rplI gene encoding 50S ribosomal protein L9 — protein MDIILIQDVKALGKKGEIVKVSDGYARNFILPKKLGIEATKQNIFELNNQKAAEAKKQQELLEEAKVFSKKLEELSVKVSIKAGEGGKTFGSVSTKEIAAAVKEQYGFDIDKKKIQLNDPIKNAGSYTVPVKVHPQVTAELKVKVEAV, from the coding sequence ATGGATATCATTTTAATTCAGGATGTTAAAGCGCTTGGTAAAAAGGGCGAAATTGTTAAGGTTAGTGATGGTTATGCAAGAAATTTTATATTACCGAAAAAGCTGGGGATAGAAGCTACAAAGCAGAATATATTCGAATTAAATAATCAGAAGGCAGCAGAAGCGAAAAAGCAGCAGGAGCTATTAGAAGAAGCTAAAGTCTTCAGTAAAAAGCTGGAGGAGCTTTCCGTTAAAGTAAGTATTAAGGCTGGAGAGGGCGGTAAAACCTTTGGATCAGTCTCAACAAAGGAAATCGCAGCAGCAGTGAAAGAACAATATGGATTTGATATAGATAAGAAAAAGATACAGCTCAATGATCCAATCAAAAATGCCGGATCATATACGGTTCCGGTAAAAGTACATCCTCAGGTAACCGCGGAGCTTAAGGTTAAGGTAGAAGCGGTATGA